A region of Terriglobales bacterium DNA encodes the following proteins:
- a CDS encoding ChbG/HpnK family deacetylase has translation MPRLIVNADDFGLTAGVNRAILEAHRRGLVTSATLMANSQAFDEAARLAKFELRLSVGCHVVLVDGEPVLPGTQVPSLLRPGSPSQFRQGLAGFALAAARGRFRQDDIQAEVTAQIQKLQAAGLPVTHVDTHKHAHMFPAVLRPLLRAARACGVRAVRNPFAPVKPLALAHLLRRPPLWSRYTEVKLLRRWAAGFQQAVQAEDMATPDGTLGIVVTGKLDEKLFAAIAGSIPEGTWEFVCHPGYNDTDLGRAKTRLRASRVKELEVLTSEGARAAIAARGIELISYAAL, from the coding sequence GTGCCGCGACTCATCGTCAACGCCGACGACTTTGGCCTGACCGCGGGAGTGAACCGCGCCATCCTGGAGGCGCACCGGCGCGGCCTGGTAACCTCGGCTACGCTCATGGCCAATTCCCAGGCCTTCGACGAGGCCGCGCGGCTGGCCAAGTTCGAGCTGCGCCTGTCGGTCGGCTGCCATGTGGTGCTGGTGGATGGCGAGCCGGTACTGCCCGGCACTCAGGTCCCTTCCCTGCTGAGGCCGGGCTCGCCGAGCCAGTTCCGGCAGGGTCTGGCGGGCTTTGCCCTCGCCGCCGCGCGTGGCCGCTTCCGCCAGGACGATATCCAGGCCGAGGTGACGGCGCAGATCCAGAAGCTGCAGGCGGCGGGTCTGCCGGTCACGCACGTGGACACGCACAAGCACGCCCACATGTTCCCCGCGGTGCTGAGGCCGCTGCTGCGCGCCGCCCGCGCCTGCGGGGTGCGGGCGGTGCGCAACCCCTTTGCTCCGGTCAAGCCCCTGGCGCTGGCGCACCTGCTGCGCCGCCCTCCGCTGTGGAGCCGCTACACCGAGGTGAAGCTGCTGCGGAGGTGGGCCGCGGGATTCCAACAAGCGGTGCAAGCCGAGGACATGGCCACTCCCGACGGCACCCTGGGCATCGTGGTCACCGGCAAGCTGGACGAGAAGCTCTTCGCCGCGATCGCCGGCTCCATCCCTGAGGGCACTTGGGAGTTCGTCTGCCATCCCGGTTACAACGACACCGACCTAGGGCGGGCGAAGACGCGGCTGCGCGCCTCGCGGGTGAAGGAGCTGGAGGTGCTGACGTCAGAAGGGGCGCGCGCGGCGATCGCGGCCCGCGGGATCGAGCTCATTTCCTACGCGGCGCTATGA